The genomic region GAGTCGTCGGTGCGGGCCCGGGTCATCAGGTGCCGTCCTGGTTCAGCACGTGCAACTCACCGACCGAGAGCTCGGCATCCGACGAGAGCTCCAGCACCTCCGTGCCCGACTGGCCGCCGCCGGACCAGGTGATCGTCCACGTGCTGGTGGCGGTGATCGGCCACGGCCCGCCGCCGGGTACGTGATTGGCCGAGGCAGTCGCGTAGGTATAGCCGCAGTCCGGCGACTCGCCGTCCGAACCGGCCGGATACGGCGTGCCTGCGCCGCAGATCACCGTGTTGCCGTCGCCCATGTCCCAGACGATCCGGCTGACCTCGCCCACCGCGGTCACCGTCACGCCACCGGCGGACGCCGACTGCCGGGTAGGCCCGGTGGTGTGCTCGCCGCGCTCGGTCCACATCCAGACCGGCAGCCCGACCAGGCCACTCGCCGAGCCCGGCGGCGGGGCCATGCCGATCTGCGGGGCATGCATCACCATCGATGCGATCGCCTGCTCAGCCAGCATCCGCGGATCGACTTGCGTGGCCGGCGTCGGATCAGCGCCATTGGGCAGGAAAATGCGCGCCACCCAGTCGCGGGAGAACCCGGCTGGCGGTGGACAGACCATCAACCAGATCGTGCCGCTCTCCGGCGTCTGACCGGCCCAGACCGGATCCAACGCCCACGGCTGCGGATCAGCTATCTCGTAGGTGCAGGGATTCGGGTCTTCGGCGGCGCCTTCGCCACCAGTATCAGCCGGTCCGGCCGCGGAGCCGTCTTCGCCTCCGCGACCACCGTCCCCGTCGCCCGGCGGGGCCGGGACCCAGATAACGCAGATACCCGTGCGCGGATCGGTCCGCTGACACTCGACCGGCGGAGCCCCAGCTGCAGTGCCCGGCGCTGCGAGGCTCACTGTCACGAGGGCTGCCGCCAGTCCCGCAATCCGGGCCAGCGTCAGCACGGTTGATCCGTCCGCGGCTCCAGCGTGCTGACCAGCCACGGTTCGCCGGGTTCGGACAGGTACTGGATGACCGTGATGTCCCAGACGTACCGGGGCGGAGTCCCCGGCGGAACGACCTCACCGCTGTCGGCCTTCACCAGCTGCGTGCTCTGGCTGTCATAGCAGCCGGTCATGGCCACGGTCGGCCCCTCCGGCGCGGCAAGACCTACGCTCATGACCTCGACGTCCACCTGCGAGTCGCCGACCTGCCGGAGGCCCAGCACCGCATAGTCACGAGCCGCCTGGACGGCGAGGTAGGCGGCGGGGTCACCGGCGTACTGGCGGATCTCCGGCTCCCAATCCCTCAGTCCCGGGTCTTGGCTGGCCGCGTCCGTCACGCGCAGAAACTCACTGAAGGCGGTAGTCGCGGCCTCCTCCGCCAACTCCTCCCGGGTCGGCGGCGGCGCGGTTGTCGTGGTCGGTGCCGCCGCCGAGCTGGACGTCGTCGCCCGTGGCGGAGTCTCTCCTCCGCTACAGCCGGAGAGAGCCAGGAACAGCGCCAGAGCGGCAGATGTCCGAGCGGCTACCCGCGGGCCTGTCATCGCCGTGGTCCTGCCGAGAGGACCGGCGCCGGGGCTCCGGGCAACGGCACTGGTTCGCAGGACGAAACGTGCGCGTCAGGAGTCAGAACAGCGCTTCGCCAGCACACGACTGTGGCGCTGTCCATAGGGACCTCCCCGACCGGCGTTCGGACGGGAAATTACCATCCCACCCGGTGAGCGCAACCCCCAGCTGAACCGGCTCGTGCAGTTACCTGAGGGAGGTCTCGGCGGGATGGTCACTTCGGGAGCGACGGATGGCTGACTGAACCAGCGCCGCATCGATCCGTAATACCGCGGCGATCGCCGCGATCACCTTGTCGGTCGGTTCTGAACCCGGGCGACCGTCTTCGAGGCGCACGTACGTCATCACAGACATCCCCGGTGCGCCCATCTCGTTCGTGGCCAACCCGGCGGCCACGCGCAACGCCGCTAGCGGCGGATCGTCCGGGTCGACATCGAGCAGTGAGAGCGGTTCGACGCCCAATACTGCCGCGAGTTTCGGCACGAACCGTGGCCTCGGCCGCTCGATGCCCGACTCCCACACCTTGATCCGGGAAGGGCTGGACAGCCCGAGCGCCAGGGTCAGGTCCTCCCTCGTCAGTCCCACGGCCTCCCGGGCGGCCAGGAGACGATCACCGCGGAGAAGTGGCCGCGCCACAGCACCTCCATCGACCCAGCCCGGTCAGATGCCCGCCGGTAGTCGTGCACCCTATCGACGGCGGTAGGCGCTGGCAGCAAGTCCCGGTGCGCGCAAATCCCGTCGATGTCATACGGCCGTCGACCGTGCCTCGCGATAGCCGGTCTCATGGCCCCGCCTTCCGCTCGCCGGCAGGAGGACGTCCCAGGAAGCTTTGTGCGCAGGCCGCCTGGAAGCAGACTCGGGGATCGCGACCGAGTGGTGTGGCGGCAAGGTGAGGAGGTCGTCCGCTCCAGTGGCTTCCCGCGCTCTAGCAGCGCCGAGTCATCCGTCTAACGCGAGAGAAGTGGTCCACGCCATTCTCCTGCAGCCGTGATGGCACCGATCCGACCGGCGCGGGAACCGAGCGGACGATCAACGGGCCCAGCTCAGCGACCTCATGAAGTACTGAAGAGGCACTGGAGAATCTGAGGCAGTGTCATCGGCACAGGATGCCTCTGCGGACCTGCGGGGTGAGCTCGACGGGACTCGACGGATGGCTGGGCGACCCGCTCGCGGCTTCCTCGAGAGTTCTCTCGCCGATCCCCGCTTCCTGAGACCGAGAGAATGGCCATGGATTTGGCCCGGGCGACAGAAACCGCGACGCATCAGCAGTAGCTGACCCTGATCGAGGCGGCTGCCCTCCTTCGACCCCGATCGCAGCACTATGGTATTGGCGGCAACGAGGTCTAAGTGCCGACGGCTTCCGGCTGGGTCGCCGTGTCGTCTACCAATCGCGCGGACCACGACCGCTGAGGCCTCATGCGCCCCCAACGCCGAGACACACAATAGGTCCACCCGGCATTGTTGTCAGTACCGGCTGACAGTGTCGGTCATCTCAAATGTCACGCAGGGCAAGGTGGCCGACATGAAGCACAGCTGTGAACGTCCCCGACACTCCGCAGAGTGGCGCCTGCTGTGCGCCGCCCCGGCGATCCTGCTCAGCGCGATGCTAGTGACGGTCGCCTTCAGCTGGTTGAGGCCGTACACCCTCCTGCCCGTCGCCGCCTGGTTGCTCCTGGTCCCCGTGTTGTTGCTGATCCGCCCGATCGAACGGCTCGCGGTCGGCACTGCCTACCGGTTCGAGATACCTACCGGCCGAGACGCCGAATGGCTGACCTGGCTTCAACAGCGGACCGAAAACCGATGCGGGGTCGCTGCTGACCGCCTCGACTGGTACGTCCGCACCGACCCAACACCGAATGCGTTCGCTGTCGGTCTGCGCTCGATCACCGTGACCACCGGTTTCCTGCACCTCCTCGAGAGCGGCCGACTGACCCCGGAACAGGCGGTAGCCGTGGCCATGCACGAGGTGGGACACCACATCACCCGCGGCCCCCGCTACGGGCTGATCATCAACTGGCTGACCCTTCCGTGGCAGATCCTCTACCGGGCTGCTATCCGCATCGGCCACAGGCTTCCGCTCTCCCGCGCCGGCACGCTACTGATGCCGATCGTGTCCGTCGTCGCCATCGTCGACCTCGTACGCGAAGATCGCCCACCCCAACATGTCGTACCCGTCCTCATCACGCTGATCACCGTGGCCATCGCCGTCATGGCCTCTCCCGTCGCTGACGCCGCTGCCTGCCGCGCCGGCGAACGCGCCGCCGACTCCTACGCCGCCGGACTCGGTGCGGGCCCGGACCTCGCCCGGGCACTGGACCAGGTGGCCCCCTGCTACGCCGGGACCCTGCTCGAGATGCCCCTGTCCAGCCACCCGGCGACCGCCGCCCGGCAACTACGGCTCTCCAGCGCTCCTGCCGGCCTCGCCCACGCCGGCCCATACCAGGCCGACCTTGCAACAGCGGATGGCAGTGCACTGACGAAGGAATGACCCGGGGGCGGGTTCAGGTTTGCGCAGACCGTGTTAAGCGCGGGACGGCCAAAGTCGGAACGGGTGGCTATTCCCGCAGGAGGCCGGCGCTGTCCGTTCACGCCCTCCGCGGGTAGGGATCCCCGGGTCAGTCGTCCTGATCGTCGTCCTGATCGTCGTCCTGGTCGTTGTCGTCGTTCTGGTCGTTCCCGTCGTCGTCGTTGACCGTGTCCTCGATGACGTCGGTTCCCGCCTCAGAGCCGCATGCGGTCAGCGTGGCGCTGCCACAGAGCAGGGCCGTCAGGGCAGACAGGACGGCGATTGAGCGTCGCATTCGCATGATCGGACCGTAACGGCTCACCTGAGAAAGCACTCCCTCGATGAGAACCCGCTCATACCGCTCTCATCCAGCTGTCGGCGTACACGCGCTGCCCGAACTCCTGAGAGAAGCGCCGAGCGGTCCTCCGCCCACGCGGCTATCCTCCGCATCCCTTCAACGAGGAGGGGACCGAGCGAGCCGGCCCTCGTGGTGGGCGACTGATGCCCGACGATCAGCTCGTCGCATTCGGTCAGCTTTAGGAACCGGTCGAGGTACTCCCTACCTCGGCAAGGGTGCCCATCGCTATGTCAGCGTGCCCTGCTGCACACGTCAACCCGCGGGGCGACTCCCGCCGACATCCCCCTCTGTGCGACATCCCTCCGCGCGACCGACGTCAGTCATCATCGTCGTCGTCACGCTCATCACCGTTCCCGCGGCCGTTCCCGCCGTCACCGTTCCCGCGGCCGTTCCCGTCCTTGCCGCTGTCCTCGTCCGGGTCCCCGTCGTCGTCGCGCTGCTCGTCCTGGCCGCGCTCGACCGGTTGCTCCACCGGCGGGGGTACCACCACCGGCGGGGGCACCACCACCGGCGGAACGGCGTAGGTGACGGTGACGACGCCACCCGGCGCCACCTCGCCCACGGGGTCGATGCCGGTCACCTGTCCCGCGAGGACGTCCGCCGTCTCCGCCGGCACAAGTTCTACGCGCAGTCCGCGGCCGATCAGTTCGGCCTGGACCTCCGCGACGGGCCGGTCGAGGTAGTCCTCGGCGACCACACTGATGCCGGGCTCGGCCGTCTCCTCGGAAGTCGCGCCGTCCGCGGGGACCTGCCGGCTTCCCCACGAGAGGGCGAGGACCGTCGCGTGGACCATCAGGGCGGCCAGCGCGCCGAGGAGGACACGGACCGCGGTCCGGCGTGGGGTCGCCCTGGCCCGGGAGGCTACGGACGTGGTCGCTCCTGTGATCCCTGCGGGCGGGAGAGGCATCACGGCGGTGCGCGCCGCAGCCGGCGCCGCCCCGGGGCGGCCGGCGATGACGTCGTCGACGGCGGCGAGCAGCGCGGCGCCGTTCGGAAAGCGTTCGGCGGGGTCCTTGGCCATCGCCCGCCGGACCAGCCTGCGTACGCTCTCCGGCAGGTCGGCCGGCAGCGGATCGGGCTCGTCGCGGATCTGCATGACCGCGATCTGGACCGAGCTCTCCCCGTCGAACGCCCGCCGGCCCGCCAGGCACTCGTAGGCCACCGCGCCCAGGGCGTAGACGTCGCTCGCCGCGCCGGCCTTCGCTCCCTGCGCCTGCTCCGGGGACAGGTAGTGCGCGGTTCCAATGACCTGGCCGGTCTGGGTCAGCGGCACGCTGGACGCCGACCAGGCGATCCCGAAGTCGGTGATCTTGACGACGCCGTCGCCGCCCAGCAGCACGTTGCCCGGCTTGACGTCGCGGTGCACCACGCCGGCGGCGTGCGCCGCGGCCAGGGCCGCCGCGCACGAGCGCACGATGCCCAGAGTCGTCGGGACGTCGAGACGCCGTTCGCGGGCGAGCAGCGTCGCCAGCGACTCCCCCTCGACCAGTTCCATGACCAGATAAGCCAGGCGCTCGCCGTCCTCGTCCAATTCCCCGTAGTCGAACACCGAGGCGATGTTGGGGTGGGTCAGGAGGGCGGTGTGCTGCGCCTCGGCGCGGAAGCGGCGGAGGAATGCCGCGTCACCGGTGAACTCGCTGCGCAGCACCTTCACCGCGACCGGCCGCTGCAGCACGGTGTCGCGGGCCCGCCAGACCCGGCCCATGCCGCCGCTGGCGAGCAGGGCCTGGAGCTCGTAACGGTCACTCAGGAGGCGTCCCCTCGGTTCCATCCGATCCCCCCCGCTCGTCGGCGCTGCCTCGGAATGCACATCGTCCGCGTCCGTGCAGGTATTGCCCGCGCCAGTGTGGAGGGTGCCCCGCGGACTGGCGCCTCAACTGAACGACGCGCCAGAGCGGAGGGCCTAGACCGCGGCGACCCGTAGAGCACCAGACGACACCGAGCATTCCGGGAGCGCCTCGACACGGGCGAGCACCAGACATTCGACGCGATGAAACCTGTGCCCGCGACACCTGACCGTCCGCGGCCACCGAGCGACGCCGGATGGCTCAGTCGCGAGAGGCCCCACTGCCTCGGCCAGCGGGGAGGCTGATCCTCGCCGGCGTAACCGGTCGTTGATCAACGTGACGGTGGGACCCGGATCCCGCGGGTCCCACACACTCGTGACCGCACGTCCACCGCGCCGTCACGGTGAACAGCTTGCTCCACTCGCACGTCACCGACCGCGCACGATCCGCTTAAGCCTTCCCGACGCCGGGAGTGTGGTTGCCGAGCTGGTCAGGGACCTGCACAGCCTCGCTCGCCTGGTGCGGGGCTCCTGCGTCAACCGCAACCCAACTGATAGGTCAGGCCAGCACTCCGGCCCTCCTCGGACGCTGCCCGTCGACGTCACGACACGGGCCCGGTGGCGCGGCGAGATTCGCGCCGACGTTGACCCACGGTCGTGGTCGATCAGCTGCGAGCGCGTGCCACTACCGGTTCCTGAACGCGCACGGCACTCGACGACGGCCTTGGTCGCAATCTGTTCCCAGCCCCCGCCCGATCCCTGAGCCCTCCGGTCAGGGTGAGCCGGGACGGTGGCCGCGCTGCGCCGGGGGCGTGTCGTCCTCACCGATGAGGTGCTCGCGGACGAACGTCTTCGGGTGGTACCTGCGCAGGTCAAGGTCGCGCAGGTGGTCGAAGTCCTCACCGAGTGATTCGTGCACCTGGCTCCGCACCCCGGTCATCGCGCCCCGAACGCGCTTCAGACCCCCAGCGGCGTCCTTCGCCAGGTCCGGAAGCCGCTCCGGGCCGAAGATGAACAGGGCGGACAGACCGAGGACGACGATCTCGCCCCAACCGATCGAGTTGAACACCGACGCTCCCTTCGTGTGATCGGCACGGCGCAGGCCTTCAGCCCGCCATGGGGGCTGCCTGCCGAGCGGCAAGTTCAGTGGCGATCTCCCCGGCCCAGGCACGGACGGCCGGCCAGTCCCGGAAGTCTCCCGCCATGCCTGGCCCTGCGCCCCAAGCGTGCCGCTCGGCCGCGGACAGCACCCGCCGCTCCACCCGGCCAGGGAACACCTGGTGACCGAGTGCGCCGATCGAGTCGCCGATCCATCGGCCGTCGTCCCCACGCTGCGGAAACGGGGTGGGTCCGCCGGTGATCCCGCTGGAGAACAACCACGTGGGGCGGGCTCGCAGTTCCGGAGCGACCGCCCCGACGTAACGACAAGCCGGCTGCAGCCACCCGCCCGCGTAGACCGCACTCCCGAGCACCACCGCGTCGAAGGCCGCCGGATCCGGACCTCGCTCGACCGGCGCGAGCACTGCGGACAACCCAACGCGTCGACCGTCGTGGCACTCGGGCAGCCAACGGGCCAGCCCTGTGCCGCCGCGATCTCCCGGGTGGCCCCGTGCCGACTGGCGAAGGCAACGAGCACCCGCGGGCCCCCACCGCCCGCACCGAAGACGGGTGCCGCGCCCGGCCGGGACCGCCACCGGTGCGAATGGCCGACGGACCGTCGCGTCGCAAACGCCGGATAAGCGGTCATCGTTCTCCCTGCATCGAGTCCCTGCATCGAGTCGGCCACCCGACGGACGCTAGGTGCCAGGCGAGGCGCCGACATGGTCGACAGGAGAACAACAGGGAAAATCGAACCTCGCGGCCGTCAGCCACCGACGACGAATGATCCCGCTGATCGCCGCGTCGCACCGCGCCATTCCGGTCAACCGGTCACGGACCGCAGCCGACACGCGGCACCAACCGTCGCATCGGCGGTCTCTCCTGATACCCGAGCCGGGGTGCCCACCGTTTCCCTGGGATTCGTCTGCCCGCCGACTGCTGGCTGTCCGCTCTACCTAGCGTCCAAAGCGCCCTATCTCAGGACTCCCAAGGAGCGCATTTCATGACCACCTCATTCGATCGCCGCAAATTCCTTCAGCGCGGGGCCGCGGTCACCGCCGGCACGCTGCTCGTAGGCGGCGGCACCCAGGCTCTGGCGGCGCACGGTGCCCTCGCCGCCCCCGGCCGACGCGGCCAGGAGCTCAAGGCCGAGAACAACGGTGGCTACGGGCCCATTGCGCCGGTCAACGACATGGCGACCGGTCTGCCCCTGCTGGCCCTGCCGTCCGGCTTCGACTACACGTCGTTCGGCT from Blastococcus colisei harbors:
- a CDS encoding ATP/GTP-binding protein; this translates as MLTLARIAGLAAALVTVSLAAPGTAAGAPPVECQRTDPRTGICVIWVPAPPGDGDGGRGGEDGSAAGPADTGGEGAAEDPNPCTYEIADPQPWALDPVWAGQTPESGTIWLMVCPPPAGFSRDWVARIFLPNGADPTPATQVDPRMLAEQAIASMVMHAPQIGMAPPPGSASGLVGLPVWMWTERGEHTTGPTRQSASAGGVTVTAVGEVSRIVWDMGDGNTVICGAGTPYPAGSDGESPDCGYTYATASANHVPGGGPWPITATSTWTITWSGGGQSGTEVLELSSDAELSVGELHVLNQDGT
- a CDS encoding protein kinase domain-containing protein, coding for MEPRGRLLSDRYELQALLASGGMGRVWRARDTVLQRPVAVKVLRSEFTGDAAFLRRFRAEAQHTALLTHPNIASVFDYGELDEDGERLAYLVMELVEGESLATLLARERRLDVPTTLGIVRSCAAALAAAHAAGVVHRDVKPGNVLLGGDGVVKITDFGIAWSASSVPLTQTGQVIGTAHYLSPEQAQGAKAGAASDVYALGAVAYECLAGRRAFDGESSVQIAVMQIRDEPDPLPADLPESVRRLVRRAMAKDPAERFPNGAALLAAVDDVIAGRPGAAPAAARTAVMPLPPAGITGATTSVASRARATPRRTAVRVLLGALAALMVHATVLALSWGSRQVPADGATSEETAEPGISVVAEDYLDRPVAEVQAELIGRGLRVELVPAETADVLAGQVTGIDPVGEVAPGGVVTVTYAVPPVVVPPPVVVPPPVEQPVERGQDEQRDDDGDPDEDSGKDGNGRGNGDGGNGRGNGDERDDDDDD
- a CDS encoding helix-turn-helix domain-containing protein — encoded protein: MARPLLRGDRLLAAREAVGLTREDLTLALGLSSPSRIKVWESGIERPRPRFVPKLAAVLGVEPLSLLDVDPDDPPLAALRVAAGLATNEMGAPGMSVMTYVRLEDGRPGSEPTDKVIAAIAAVLRIDAALVQSAIRRSRSDHPAETSLR
- a CDS encoding twin-arginine translocase TatA/TatE family subunit produces the protein MFNSIGWGEIVVLGLSALFIFGPERLPDLAKDAAGGLKRVRGAMTGVRSQVHESLGEDFDHLRDLDLRRYHPKTFVREHLIGEDDTPPAQRGHRPGSP
- a CDS encoding M48 family metalloprotease, giving the protein MKHSCERPRHSAEWRLLCAAPAILLSAMLVTVAFSWLRPYTLLPVAAWLLLVPVLLLIRPIERLAVGTAYRFEIPTGRDAEWLTWLQQRTENRCGVAADRLDWYVRTDPTPNAFAVGLRSITVTTGFLHLLESGRLTPEQAVAVAMHEVGHHITRGPRYGLIINWLTLPWQILYRAAIRIGHRLPLSRAGTLLMPIVSVVAIVDLVREDRPPQHVVPVLITLITVAIAVMASPVADAAACRAGERAADSYAAGLGAGPDLARALDQVAPCYAGTLLEMPLSSHPATAARQLRLSSAPAGLAHAGPYQADLATADGSALTKE
- a CDS encoding flavodoxin domain-containing protein, encoding MLAPVERGPDPAAFDAVVLGSAVYAGGWLQPACRYVGAVAPELRARPTWLFSSGITGGPTPFPQRGDDGRWIGDSIGALGHQVFPGRVERRVLSAAERHAWGAGPGMAGDFRDWPAVRAWAGEIATELAARQAAPMAG